Within Conexibacter woesei DSM 14684, the genomic segment ATGCGGTTGATCCGCACCGAGTTCGAGAGGATGATCGAGCGATGGGAATGGTGAGACGAACGCAGCGGTCGGCCGCACAGCTGGCGACGTCGCGGGTGGTCGATGCGGAGGTCGACCGGGTCATCGAAGGCGACGAGCCGCGCTTCGGGAACCCGGCGTCGTTCATCCCCTCCGACCTCCTGACCTCCGAGGGAATCGCCGAGGCGCACGGGCGCGGGTGCACCGTCGTGATCGTCGACGCGGACGAGAACGTGCGGGTGCTGCCGGTTCCGGAGTAGGCGCGAGGGCGGTGGGACGGGCGGGCGGCGGGGCTGCGAGCGATCCGGGACGGGGCGGGGGCCGTATCAGGGGTGTGAACCTCGACGGCGCCACATGCCTCGTGACCGGGGCGAACCGCGGGATCGGGCGGGCGATCGCGGTGGAGCTGGCGAAACGGCCGGTCCGGCTGCTCGCCGGGGTGCGGTCGCTCGACAGTTGGGCGGAGCTCGACGTGGCCGGGCAACGCGTACGCGACGTGCGCGCGGTCCGGCTCGACCTGTCGAGCCGCGCGGCGATCGACGCCTGCTTCGCGCAGCTCGGCCGGGAGCTGGACCAGGTCGACGTGCTCGTCAACAACGCCGGGGCGATGACGGGCGGCCTGCTGGAAGAACAGGCGATGGAGGAGATCGAGGCGATGGTGCAGGTCAACCTGCTCGCCGCGATCCAGCTGACGCAGCGGGTCCTGCCCGGGATGCTCGCGCGTGGCCGCGGGACGATCGTCAACAACGCCTCGATCAGCGGCTACGCCTACTTCCCCTCCGCCTCGACGTACGCCGCCTCGAAGGCCGGCGTCGTCGCGTTCACCGAGTCGCTCCAGCGCGAGCTGCGCGGCACCGGCGTGCGCACGCTCCAGCTCGTCACGCCCGGCGTCGAGTCGGACATGCTCGACGCGACCACCGCGCTCTACTCGCGCCACCTCGACACCTCCGGCTGGGAGACGCTCCCCGCCGCCGAGTGGGCGCGCCGCGCGGTGGAGGCGATCGAGCAGGACAGGCGCGTGCTCGGACCCGGCGGCCGCAGCGCGCTCGCGAAGCTCGCCTCGCGCGGCCCCGCGCAGCTGCTCGACGCGATCGCGGCGCGCTCGTTCAGCCGCACGCCGCGGCGCTGAGCGGCGCGGTGGCGCGCTCGCCGCTCAGCTCGACGCCGCGGCGCTGAGCGGGTCGTCGGCGCCTGCGCCGGCGGGTGGGCCGAGATCGTCGATCGTCAGCGTCGGGATCCGTGCCAGCTCGGG encodes:
- a CDS encoding SDR family NAD(P)-dependent oxidoreductase, whose product is MNLDGATCLVTGANRGIGRAIAVELAKRPVRLLAGVRSLDSWAELDVAGQRVRDVRAVRLDLSSRAAIDACFAQLGRELDQVDVLVNNAGAMTGGLLEEQAMEEIEAMVQVNLLAAIQLTQRVLPGMLARGRGTIVNNASISGYAYFPSASTYAASKAGVVAFTESLQRELRGTGVRTLQLVTPGVESDMLDATTALYSRHLDTSGWETLPAAEWARRAVEAIEQDRRVLGPGGRSALAKLASRGPAQLLDAIAARSFSRTPRR